TATTAGGCACCCGGCTCTCCAAATCATATAAAGACCTTCCATTTATATTTCAACACCTgtcacttaaataaataattttattttattttgacatcAAATAAACGACAAAGTACTAGAAAAGAAAGAGATAAAAAACACCGTCTACACAGTAGTTCTCCTTCACCGCCGGTATCCGTTCCGCTCCAATATCCACCGCTTCTGTTCTTTATCACCTCCGGCCGCCTCTTTTTTCTTCACCAAAATTgaagtgaaagaaaaagaatCGGAAACCAGAAATTCGGCCGCCTCTGTTGttgttgttcttcttcttctatatgTTGAATCGGAAACCAGAAATCGCATTCATAACAATTTTGGGTTTTTTCAAATACAATCTTCAATTTCTAAAGGAAGGCAAAAGACAACTTTGAAAttaatagattaaaaagaaaaacagtaTCCATCTTCTTCTCTGTAGAttaaaaaagtaatttttacaCTTTAATCAACCCATGAAATAtatctatgtatttatattaaaaaatctaaaaaaaagcGACACAAATCGTTATTGGTGGATATCACCGGAGACAGTGGATACCGGAACGACAATGAATGGAGGCCGACGGTGATGGAGCATGGTGGTGATGGAGATCGGTGGAGATGGTGTTCTTGGTTTCTGCTCCGTGGGtagtttttttttacagaaaaatgctcaaaataaaataaaattatttatttaagtgacAGGTGTCGAAATATAAATGGAAGGTCTTTATATGATTTGAAGAGCCGGGTGCCTAATATAAATTCCCCACTTTCtgacttgttttttttatatatatttatattgataaataatttttttttaataactatGAAACTTGTATTACGAAATCAAGGACAAAACATTATCATgaatataaaaaaacacaaatagaAAATCTTTGATTATAATTTCTAAATGAGATAATGAGTTTGTCTAAacagttaaatatataaattcaatttaaCCAAACATACGATGAAATCTAAAATATATCTCTAAGAATTACATTCAATTagtttaataaataatttattattactctcatttttttttttagagttttaGCCCTTTATAAGAGACAGATAGAAAGTAACAGAATAATAATACCATTTTATATCGCATTATGACTATTCTGAAAGTCAAGatatgtttggttaaaaatatataaaaaaatagaaaaaatggtTAAAAGATTAACGACAATAAAAAAGCaagatcttataatgtgtttttcgaAATAGAGATGTAACACTGTGTTACATAAAAAGGTGGGaagaaataaattatttattctatttgtatgagatcaaaacttcaactatccctgaattttcaaaAGTTTCGTATGACTCTTATTGTTGTTAGATCACATTCAATAACCTCTCATTTCTCAATAGAATTTGTTGGATACATAAAAAGGAAATGCACTCGTCACGTGTCAAAGTAATCGTCTTGTGTCAAAAAGAAAATCTcaaataaacaaataattaGAAACTTTTTAAAAGTTTAAGTTGGAATTTTAGATTATTGAAtgtaattagataataataaagagtcATTAAATGTAATTGAATAAGAATATTAagttattgaatgtaatttgATAAGAACATGAGATTATTAAATGAAACAAATAATTAGACAACATTTGAAAGTTCATAGGACAGTTGAAGTTTGGATCAGGTAGAGGACAACAGATGTATCAagcctttatttttttaatctctaTGACTATTAAAATTTACTCATTTTCATGACTTgtccactaaacttcaaaacgtaacataaaagttattcaattttctaatattatggctactaaatttaaaataatgtCTCAAAATAGCCATtgacgatctcaaaataaaaaaaattcaaaaactaatgatattttaagcaattttaattcttcaaccttttcattttgaggttatttattttatagaaaaatatatttcactctattaaaggaaaagaaatacaATAAGAACAAAAGCATGAATGAAACCCCAAATAAATACAGGCTACAGCCGCTATAAGATccacagaaaaagaaaaagaccaCACATATAATAAAAGTCATAAAAGgtacaactaaaataaaaagacaacaAATTTCATACTtcttataaatttaaatttgtaaGAAAGCAACTGTAGaccaatcttcatcatttagtttttttttcgaTCAATCGAATTTGAGTCCTTTATTATGGTGCAACCCCGTAGATCCATGACTCTACGTATAACCCTTCATGTGAAATATTCATCTTCATGGGATCTTTTTGGTAGTAGTCGTGACCAACAACCATCAGCTATCGACTTGTTGGTAAGGCGAGAACTTCAAGCCCGATTTCTGGTGGCACACCCCACACACAAGCACCGTCCACTCTTGCTAAATTGAAAAAAGTGTAAATGAAAGAGTTATAGCTGACAAATGCAAATCAGACGGAAAAAATATAATGGGATGTATGAAATTTAACTGAAATGATAAGGTTGTCAAATGAAAAAACACTAAAGGTGTGAGGATAAACACATAGATGAGAGGGTAGGAAGGAAAAGATGTTTCATTCTCCCTCTTTCAAGTAGATCTAGTTACTCTTGTTAAGATAAAAAGACAGATTTATTGTCACCGGTGGAGGGAATAATACGGTAGAGTTCAAGAAGCAAGACCTTTATCGTCTGATGAAAAGACGATCAAGGCCGATGGAACCCTTGTCACCACCATGAGGAAGACGTCTTCTCCGTCCAAAAGAGCGTCGCAGTCAATTGAGGAGAAGGCGACCACGACCATCGTATATGATTAATGAGGAGGATGTTTCATatgagagaagaagaaaagagataGTTTGGCTTAGAGAGAATAAGAGATTATTTTggttttcattttgaagtcattTAAGTATTATTTGATTAGTTAAGAAAAAATAAGTGTTTGAAGAGGGAAAATTTTAGAAGGtgattttaagaaaataaaaatatgattaTTTAGTAAATGTagttttaaacaactttaattttgaaCATTTCTATTTTGAGATCATTAACGGTAATTTTAAAGTGTTAATTGAAATTCTGTGAtcataatgttaaaaaatataaagttgagtacttttattttagattttgaaaTTAGTGTTCATAACTTTAAAATGAgtgaagttcaatgaccatgaatgtaatttaccccactTTTTAGTTTTTACTTTCCTCCTCAAAACTAAAATTCAGCTTAAATTCAATTCAAATAAATCTGAAACCCAAATGAATCCCAAATTATCACACTGCCCTTAACctattctattctattctattTCCCCTTTCTTCTCATTTTTATCTCTTCTTTTCCTCTTTAGGGTCACTGAATTCTTCTATCCTTCTCTCTTTTGTGTTATTTATCTGGCATTCCAGAAGTTTTTTTGCCTTCCTTTTCcttaatttcataaattttCTCTCAATTTTCTCTTTTAATCATTGTGCATGGAATGACGGACTATCGAATTACACCGACGATGAATTTGTGGACAGACGATAACGCGTCTGTTATGGAAGCCTTCATGAACTCCGATCTGGCTGCTTTGTGGCCTCCGCCGCAGTCTGCCGCTTCCACTTCTACCCCTGCTCCGCCTGACCCTGCCAAGGCCCAATCTCACTCCTTGTTTAATCAGGAAAATCTCCAGAATCGTCTTCAGGGCGTGATTGAAGGCGGAACTTACGGTTGCTGGACTTACGCTATCTACTGGCAATCCTCTTATGATTTCTCCGGTACGGCCGTCTTGGGCTGGGGTGATGGCTACTACAAAGGTGAAGAAGGTAAGGCCAAAAATAAATCTAAGGGTTCCGGCTCCTCTCCGGCCGAACAGGAACACCGTAAAAAGGTGCTTCGCGAACTCAATTCTCTCATTTCTGGGTCCTCTACCGTAACCGACGATGCGGTTGATGAAGAAGTTACGGATACGGAGTGGTTTTTTCTCGTGTCCATGACTCAATCTTTTGTTAATGGAGCCGGGATGCCCGGTCAAGCTTTTTTTAATGCGAATCCGGTCTGGGTTTCTGGGTTTGACCGGCTGGCTGCATCGCCTTGTGAAAGGGCTAGGCaggctcaagtgtttgggttgCAGACCTTGGTTTGTATTCCATCTACGAGTGGAGTTGTGGAACTCGGTTCAACTGAGTTGATTCATCAGAGCTCGGATCTGTTGGATAGAGTTAAGTCTTTGTTTAGTTTCAATAATTTGGAGTTGGGTTCATGGCCGATGGGAACGAATCCTGACCAAGGAGAGAACGATCCATCGTCTCTTTGGCTCAGCGATCCATCCCAGTCCCAGAGTGGAATTGAAATTAAGGATGGAAGTAGCCTAGTTCCTTCATCAGGTGCTTTCTCTGCCACTGCCACTGCCAATCATGGTTCCAAAGGGATTCAATATCAGCAAAATCAGACTGAAAACCCTAATGGAAGTCATATGCAGAATCAGCAAAATCAGACGCAAAGCTTTTTCACTCGGGAGTTGAATTTTGGGGAATATAGCAGGTTTGACGGGAGTAACACCAGGAATGGAAATTCCAATTCAAACTCCAATATATTGAAGCCAGAATCTGGAGATATATTGAATTTTGGGGAAAGCAAGAGAAGTTCTTGCAGTGCAAATGGTAATTTTGTTTCAGGTCATTCACAGTTTGCAGCAgaggaaaacaacaataataagaagaaaaaaTCTCCTACTTCAAGGGGTAGCAACGAAGAGGGAATGCTTTCATTTACTTCGGGGGTGATTTTGCCTTCTTCGTGTGTGATGAAATCAAGTGGTGGCACAGGAGGTGATTCTGATCACTCTGATCTTGAAGCCTCTGTTGTGAGAGAAACTGAAAGTAGCAGAATTGTAGAACCTGAAAAAAAGCCTAGAAAACGAGGAAGAAAACCAGCAAACGGTAGAGAAGAGCCTTTGAATCATGTTGAAGCAGAGAGGCAGAGAAGAGAGAAACTCAACCAAAGGTTCTATGCTTTAAGAGCTGTAGTTCCAAATGTTTCAAAGATGGATAAAGCTTCCCTTCTCGGTGATGCCATATCTTACATCAAGGAACTAAAATCAAAGCTTCAAAATACAGAGTCTGATAAGGAGGAATTGGAGAAGCAAGTAGAATCAATGAAGAAGGAATTCTCGAAAAAGGATACGCGTTCAGGAACACCTCCACCGGATCAAGAACTGAAGATGTCAAACAAATCAATAGAAATGGATATAGATGTGAAGATAATAGGATGGGATGTAATGATAAGAATCCAGTGTAGCAAAAAGAATCATCCAGCAGCTAGGCTAATGGCAGCTTTGAAAGAGTTGGACCTTGATGTTCATCATGCTAGTGTGTCCGTGGTTAATGATTTAATGATACAACAAGCCACAGTCAAGATGGGGAGTCGGTTTTACACACACGAGCAGCTAAGGGTAGCCTTATCAAACAAAGTTTGTGACACCTAGTAGCTGTTATTGTTAAACATAAAATCAAGATGGAGGTTCTGATTTTTGGGACATTTTATGGCTCCCCCGGCAGCTGCGCGCAAGCTCTCCCTGTAAAATACTCTATTCTTCTTACTTAATTCTTCCTTGGTAGCTTTTTCTAGTGTAATTCCACTGAGATAAATCAATTGAGCTATGTATGTTGTTGTGCCATTCCAGTGAAAATAGCTAGCTATTTTTGTTACTCAATTTCTGTCTGTCTGTCCTTGTTTTGTTGTATATATAGTAGTAAGTCGAATCTCATCTCTACCTGATGGATTTTGTGCTATCTTATGCATATATATGTTGTATCAATGATTTGTATAAATCAAAATCCTgcttcttattttattttcctggGAATTCTGTAATTTGATTGATTGCTTCTTTTTTGGATGCTAATAGTAGAATTAGCTTTGCTGAGTGATAGATTTAGATTGGGTTAAAAGGGAATGTCTACCATTTCAGATATGACCTTTTAACAAATTCTGGTTTTTGTTTGTCTCAAAAAAACTGAACTTTGTTTCTGGAAATGCACAAACATGTTCCCAATCTCTTAACGAACACACTGCACCAACTAACAAAGATTAgggggatttttattttttccctcTCTTACattgatgaaaaagaaaaaatcaaatCTTTTCCACAGAGAATCATAAAAGTCGTTAAAAAGAGAAAAGGGTCGGCGAATTTAATCAAGATATTTGATGATCATCATTAACTAACTCCATGTGATTGTGTCATTTTCAGTGTTTACAGTAGCTTAATGAAAGAAAGTTGGTGCAGTTGGACCCTCATTCACTGTACTTAATGTATAGATGAAGAAGTTGCAACTTGTGCTTTGTTTATTAAATAGTCTCCTGATGAAGAATGTTGAATAGCCATACCATATGTTTATTAAGCAAATAATGTTTAACACATGGTTCAATATGTCGTATAAGGATGGCCATATGATATTATATGATTGATGATAATgcttttttatttgtcaaatGTGACGCATTAAGATTCTTTAAAATTGCAATTTGGAGGAATTGGCTTTTCACATATTAGGTGGCTTTTATCTTTTTAATGATATATTTCTATATTCAATTAcaggtctttatcatttctaatatttatattttacatCATTATCCCCATCATTCAGCTACTTCCAAAAACAATTTATGGTAAAATGAAAATCATAATAGTGTTATAATACTTCACTAACATCACAGCTGGACAAATTCGTAGAGAATGGCCTTCTGAGATTCCTGCAGAAAAGAGAACTTACATATGAACAAAAAGATAAATTTTTAGCCAGTGCCATTTAAAGTTcagaaaatatcaaaataaggTTATGAATTTTCATTTAATATAATGTCACTTGGTACTCACTTTTTCTTACCTTCCAGTTATAACCTTCATTTCACCTCACTTATGATGAGAAAAACGACCAACAACGGTAACGACTAACAATACAGAGTTAACTTTCGTTATCAATTTTTTCTCGGTTTGAATGATGTTTGGAGAAACTAACAAATAGAgcaacactcaaaactacgatATGCAGTTATAAACATAATCTGACAACAACTATAAAAAAACATCCAcatttttacatgaaaatcCTCTCAATGCAATGAGTAGAAAACCACAAGACTGTAGTCTGTTTAAGTCTTCCACTATATAAAAaaggggtaaatttcaaataaaacccttgtggtttcactaattttcagataaatgactgtggtttactttttgtcaaaacgaggattgaggtttcgcacttttaataaaataagggctttttggattaatgctattaaaaccatctttaacgacctgaaaatgaaatttttcaagaattaaagttgttcaatgtcatatttgttatggaactacattttcgattttcgaaaattatcttttttagaactttctctctctaaacattaactttctctctctttaccaaacatcatctaaataatctcaaaataaaaaagttgaagaattaaagttgcttagaatattagtagttcttaaaataagtcatttttgaagtcgtcaagggtgattttaatagtatcaatcgaaaaagtccttattttgctaaagttgaaaacctccgtccttactttgaaaaaaagtaaatcacagtcctttacctaaaaattagtgaaaccacgggagttttatttaaaatttaccctaaaaaaataaTGGGTTATATAATAGTTAATCCATACACAAACTAGAGGCATACATAATCAACATAAGATTCTTGGAGATCTCCTTCCAGAAGTATGGAAAAACAAATAAGACATAAAGAAGATGAGAAATACTATAAAGACACAAATCTGCCCCAATTTTCCTCATGGATGAAACTACCCTTCAAAGCTCCGAATCAGATGTCCACTGTTCAAAATAAAGAGCCATATATCAAGAAGCTTGTATTAAAAAACCACAACAATCAAATAGTTCGAACTCCGGCAAAGTCCGAAATGGGGCAGCTGGTCTCACACTCATTTCTTTTTTATGGATGTCTTCTTCTCTTAAAACTTACCCTTAAATACTTCTAGGGTCTAAACTTGGACTTAACTTAATTTGGAATTCTCACGGGTCAGAAAGCCCAACAAATCTCCCCCTTCCTGACTATGAGGAGAAGTTTTTCATCCCAGCTGGAACAACATTGTTCAACTTATCCCTTGCTAAAGACTTCACAAACATAGCAGAACCATTATCATCAATGTAAACTTTGTCAAGCTCAAACAATATTTCTTCAAGAGAATCTCTAATCCAATGATAATTCACAGTAGTATGCTTCATTCTAGTTGGGTAAGTAGAGTGTCTAGCAAGATGAATTGTGCTTTGATTATACCACTGCTACT
The sequence above is drawn from the Euphorbia lathyris chromosome 6, ddEupLath1.1, whole genome shotgun sequence genome and encodes:
- the LOC136232316 gene encoding transcription factor MYC2-like; the encoded protein is MTDYRITPTMNLWTDDNASVMEAFMNSDLAALWPPPQSAASTSTPAPPDPAKAQSHSLFNQENLQNRLQGVIEGGTYGCWTYAIYWQSSYDFSGTAVLGWGDGYYKGEEGKAKNKSKGSGSSPAEQEHRKKVLRELNSLISGSSTVTDDAVDEEVTDTEWFFLVSMTQSFVNGAGMPGQAFFNANPVWVSGFDRLAASPCERARQAQVFGLQTLVCIPSTSGVVELGSTELIHQSSDLLDRVKSLFSFNNLELGSWPMGTNPDQGENDPSSLWLSDPSQSQSGIEIKDGSSLVPSSGAFSATATANHGSKGIQYQQNQTENPNGSHMQNQQNQTQSFFTRELNFGEYSRFDGSNTRNGNSNSNSNILKPESGDILNFGESKRSSCSANGNFVSGHSQFAAEENNNNKKKKSPTSRGSNEEGMLSFTSGVILPSSCVMKSSGGTGGDSDHSDLEASVVRETESSRIVEPEKKPRKRGRKPANGREEPLNHVEAERQRREKLNQRFYALRAVVPNVSKMDKASLLGDAISYIKELKSKLQNTESDKEELEKQVESMKKEFSKKDTRSGTPPPDQELKMSNKSIEMDIDVKIIGWDVMIRIQCSKKNHPAARLMAALKELDLDVHHASVSVVNDLMIQQATVKMGSRFYTHEQLRVALSNKVCDT